The following are encoded in a window of Pedobacter cryoconitis genomic DNA:
- a CDS encoding MFS transporter codes for MKLLKLITNTKISLITLCLGGISLGMTEFMMMGVLPDVAKTLSISIPSAGNLISIYALGVIIGAPIMVAVLGKYPPKKVLIGLMITVASGNILFSFAPTYELLLAARFLVGLPHGAFFGIGAVVASRLADPGSEAKSVSVMFAGLTIANIIGVPLGTFIGHNVSWRISFLLVSVIALITAASIKLWLPVLPSQSETKFSDSLKVFKKPELWIIIGISAIGTGGLFAWISYIAPLMTEVAHFSSNMITPIMVIAGLGMAVGNFIGGRLADKFSPLKTTSYLLLAMIVTLILVALLSHIKIAAILLTFITGALAFAVIAPMQMLMIGAAKGAEMLASSSMQASANTGNALGAFLGGMPIAAYGFTSPQYVGAGLAFGGFLLCMLLTSLLNNRTKLKTAIA; via the coding sequence ATGAAATTACTGAAGCTAATTACCAATACAAAAATAAGTCTGATCACACTTTGCCTGGGCGGCATCAGCCTGGGAATGACAGAATTCATGATGATGGGGGTATTACCAGATGTAGCTAAAACCCTCAGCATCAGTATTCCCTCAGCAGGGAACTTAATATCTATCTATGCATTAGGCGTTATTATCGGAGCTCCGATTATGGTTGCCGTCCTTGGAAAGTATCCTCCCAAAAAGGTGCTGATCGGACTCATGATTACTGTGGCCAGCGGTAATATCTTATTCAGCTTTGCCCCTACTTACGAATTATTACTTGCTGCACGTTTCTTAGTAGGCCTGCCACACGGTGCATTTTTTGGTATCGGTGCAGTAGTTGCCAGCAGATTAGCCGATCCCGGAAGTGAAGCAAAATCAGTATCGGTCATGTTTGCTGGTCTTACGATAGCGAATATAATCGGCGTACCCCTGGGTACATTTATTGGTCATAATGTAAGCTGGAGAATCTCTTTCCTTTTAGTCTCTGTGATTGCCCTGATTACCGCAGCGAGTATCAAATTATGGTTACCAGTACTCCCATCACAATCAGAAACCAAGTTTTCAGACAGTCTTAAAGTATTTAAAAAGCCGGAACTCTGGATCATTATCGGAATTTCCGCGATAGGTACCGGAGGTTTATTTGCCTGGATCAGTTATATCGCGCCATTGATGACAGAAGTTGCACATTTCAGCAGCAATATGATTACCCCTATTATGGTTATTGCAGGCCTGGGAATGGCAGTCGGTAACTTTATTGGAGGTCGTCTGGCAGACAAATTTTCACCACTCAAAACAACCAGTTATTTATTATTGGCCATGATTGTTACGCTGATTCTGGTTGCCTTGCTGAGCCATATTAAAATTGCGGCGATCCTGTTGACCTTTATTACAGGAGCACTGGCCTTCGCGGTAATTGCACCTATGCAAATGCTGATGATTGGCGCAGCAAAAGGCGCAGAAATGCTGGCCTCTTCTTCTATGCAGGCCAGTGCGAATACAGGAAATGCTTTAGGTGCATTTTTAGGCGGTATGCCAATTGCAGCCTATGGCTTTACCTCTCCGCAATACGTTGGTGCAGGATTAGCATTTGGCGGATTTTTACTGTGTATGTTACTCACCTCATTGTTAAATAACAGAACTAAATTGAAAACTGCTATTGCTTAG
- a CDS encoding RagB/SusD family nutrient uptake outer membrane protein, producing MNNYHKILTIAMCGSIGLLSSCKKSFLDKQPISQGTAGTYYKTASDAEGGLVGVYQQAFLTNQYWVWDYITNGDARADNCYAGGDNPDNFAIDNFQLTPQNGNATRNWQNLYQDIYAANIVLDYVPKIAAEQFKDNRQQEILGEAKFVRALDYFQLVTTYSDVPIILSTVDFPAKPSRNAATEVYAQIEKDLIDAETALPLTAASVGHATKGSAQALLAKVYAQEGKYQQSLDYSNKVINSGKYALVPNFATLFDGTKNTSESIFEIQHSSASGFTSYNVSLFLPAKFGTYSFNKFNLPTNDLVNLYKSQNDNIRLNSSVYLATVGADGLAAGDPIPTPYTAAYGTIPFLYKWKTNISQYGGGTDNTILLRLADIILLKAEALNQLGQTGAAIPLVNQIRARVSLAPITVTSKDDVALAILNERRMELAFEGNRWNDLLRFGKQYTIDLMNKQVGPDGKPLNYNVSQTKLLFPVPFNEIQLDGNLTQNPGY from the coding sequence ATGAACAACTATCATAAAATATTAACCATTGCGATGTGCGGCTCAATTGGCCTGCTCTCCTCTTGTAAAAAAAGCTTTTTAGACAAACAACCAATCTCACAAGGAACCGCTGGAACCTATTACAAAACTGCCAGTGATGCCGAAGGTGGCCTGGTTGGTGTTTATCAGCAAGCCTTTTTAACAAACCAATACTGGGTTTGGGATTATATTACCAATGGTGATGCCCGTGCAGATAACTGTTACGCAGGTGGTGATAACCCGGACAACTTTGCAATTGATAACTTTCAGCTTACTCCGCAAAACGGAAATGCGACCCGTAACTGGCAGAATTTATATCAGGATATCTATGCAGCGAATATCGTACTGGATTATGTCCCTAAAATTGCAGCAGAACAATTTAAAGATAACAGACAACAAGAGATCCTGGGTGAAGCTAAATTTGTAAGAGCACTGGATTACTTCCAATTGGTAACGACCTACAGTGATGTACCAATAATTTTATCAACTGTTGATTTCCCGGCTAAACCAAGCAGAAACGCAGCAACAGAAGTTTATGCACAAATCGAGAAAGACCTGATAGACGCAGAAACTGCCCTGCCACTTACCGCAGCTTCAGTTGGTCATGCCACTAAGGGTTCAGCACAAGCTTTATTAGCTAAAGTATATGCACAAGAAGGAAAATATCAGCAAAGTCTGGACTATAGCAATAAAGTGATCAACTCAGGAAAATATGCACTGGTCCCTAATTTTGCTACTCTGTTTGATGGTACCAAGAACACGTCTGAATCTATATTTGAGATTCAGCACTCTTCTGCAAGTGGTTTTACCAGTTACAATGTTTCCTTATTCTTGCCTGCGAAATTTGGTACTTACTCTTTCAATAAGTTCAATCTTCCAACAAATGACCTGGTTAACTTGTATAAATCTCAAAACGATAATATCCGTTTGAATTCATCGGTTTATCTGGCAACTGTTGGCGCAGATGGCCTGGCTGCCGGAGATCCTATCCCGACACCATATACCGCTGCTTATGGTACAATTCCTTTCCTGTATAAGTGGAAAACCAATATTTCACAATACGGTGGTGGTACAGATAACACGATACTGCTGCGTTTAGCAGATATCATCCTGTTAAAAGCTGAAGCATTGAACCAGTTAGGTCAAACAGGGGCAGCAATTCCTTTAGTTAACCAGATCAGAGCCAGAGTTTCACTCGCGCCTATCACAGTAACTTCAAAAGACGATGTTGCTCTTGCCATTTTAAATGAAAGAAGAATGGAATTAGCATTTGAAGGTAATCGCTGGAATGACCTTTTAAGATTCGGTAAACAATACACAATTGACCTGATGAATAAACAAGTTGGCCCTGATGGAAAACCATTGAATTACAATGTAAGTCAGACCAAATTATTATTCCCTGTTCCATTTAATGAAATACAATTAGACGGGAACCTGACGCAGAACCCTGGTTACTAA
- a CDS encoding YqjF family protein translates to MSFLTAEWRKLAIANYAIDQEILRPYLPAGTELDIWNDTCYVSLIGFLFKNTKLLGFSVPFHANFEEVNLRFYVKYTEGDTVKRGVVFIKEIVPKFALSVVANTVYHEHYETMPMTHKWSETEDEREVEYSWRCKNEWQVFSVKANKALSEILPDSEAEFITGHYWGYTKCNETETNEYEVKHPKWAQYKVKEFKIAVDFAHTYGPQFDCLNHQQPVSVMLAEGSDISVEGKKGIQG, encoded by the coding sequence ATGAGTTTTTTAACCGCAGAATGGAGAAAATTAGCAATTGCTAATTATGCCATCGATCAAGAGATCCTACGACCTTACCTGCCAGCAGGTACGGAACTGGACATTTGGAATGATACCTGTTACGTAAGTTTAATAGGTTTCCTTTTTAAAAACACTAAACTACTGGGCTTCAGTGTTCCTTTTCATGCTAATTTCGAAGAAGTGAACCTGCGTTTCTACGTAAAGTACACAGAGGGCGACACCGTAAAACGCGGCGTAGTCTTCATTAAGGAAATAGTTCCTAAATTTGCACTTTCTGTAGTCGCTAATACCGTTTATCACGAACACTACGAAACCATGCCGATGACCCACAAATGGTCTGAAACTGAGGATGAGCGGGAAGTAGAATACAGCTGGAGGTGTAAAAATGAATGGCAGGTTTTCTCCGTAAAAGCCAACAAAGCCCTCTCTGAAATTCTACCGGACAGTGAAGCTGAATTCATTACCGGACATTATTGGGGTTATACCAAATGTAATGAGACAGAAACTAACGAATACGAGGTAAAACACCCTAAATGGGCACAATATAAAGTTAAAGAATTTAAAATTGCAGTAGATTTTGCGCATACTTATGGGCCGCAATTCGACTGTCTAAACCATCAGCAACCAGTTTCAGTGATGCTGGCAGAAGGTTCTGACATCTCTGTAGAGGGCAAAAAAGGAATTCAGGGCTAG
- a CDS encoding SusC/RagA family TonB-linked outer membrane protein, with the protein MTKNFTLLIICLLCGISVAIAQNINIKGEVKDNQGLPLPGVSVKVDGTSNGVMTNKDGIYTLSAPGNGTLTFSFIGYKTISQAINNRTNINTTLTDANQELNEVVVVGYGSQKKKDITSAISTISVKDVSARPIINTSEVLAGKAPGVQVFNASGAPGGGNFSVRIRGASSPNGSEPIYVVDGVVVRNTESIDPNNIESISVLKDASAAGIYGSLGATNGVVLITTKKGTSGQTKVEVNMYAGKQQIIKKLDMLNADQYKDLIADEYTNKGQNVPAFPANFTADNNWQDLTYRSANQSGINVGVSGGTDKGTFYLGLGRLQQDGIVYGTNFKRYSTNLSLEQKLKPWLSVGTNIAYNRTDGRTVNDNQSANRGGTILGALYAPPILPIFNASGKYQANTDNVSNPLDDIYSNENHYVKNNLLGNAHAEITLPFNIKYRSQFGISLNNYNNDTFTNPLTNQGASQVNGIGSNTANETFRYTWDNTLTYSTVINGKHNITAVVGTSAIEEKYTNSYLYGTGFPAGIKTLNAASANKQISTFKTDWTSNSYFGRINYGYNDKYLLTASLRADGSSRAGINNQWGYFPAVSGAWRISNEDFLKENTVIKDLKLRAGYGEVGNLPQTLYNSYSSLDPSAYLFGGNSASGYRPANPFGNPDLKWESTKGLNIGFDLSVLNDRIAFSADYYDKKTTNFIFPVTFPTAISGNANTGYYNLPGNISNKGIEFSITGRIIAKTDFSWTANLNASFNKNSVNGMPQILDSKGNNVDQTFPFGGIGFGGNGNNTNLSIVKNGLPLGAFYGYQYTGVDPANGNALYRKADGTITAKPEAADQTYLGSGLPKGVYGFTNSFNYKSLSLDILIDAVTGNKVYNATRVETESMSSTANASAAVLDRWRKPGDITDIPGAFFGGINAAGTTNTLPSSRFVENGSFVRLKSITLSYRIKNSLFDKQGIQLTVYATAQNLWTITKYKGYYPEVNTFSSSSQQDGKLGAPSSTAVGIDYGTYPQTKTYTAGLNLSF; encoded by the coding sequence ATGACTAAAAATTTTACTCTTTTAATCATTTGCCTTTTATGCGGGATCTCTGTAGCCATAGCACAGAACATCAATATAAAAGGTGAAGTCAAAGATAATCAGGGCCTGCCTTTACCGGGAGTCTCGGTTAAAGTCGATGGCACCAGCAATGGAGTGATGACCAACAAAGATGGTATCTACACTTTATCTGCTCCAGGAAACGGCACACTTACTTTTTCATTTATAGGCTATAAAACGATTTCGCAAGCCATTAACAACAGAACAAATATTAATACCACTTTAACAGATGCAAATCAGGAACTGAATGAAGTAGTCGTGGTAGGTTATGGTTCACAGAAAAAGAAAGATATCACTTCTGCGATCTCTACCATCAGTGTTAAAGATGTAAGCGCACGCCCAATCATCAATACCTCTGAAGTTCTTGCGGGAAAAGCTCCCGGAGTACAGGTATTCAACGCATCAGGCGCACCAGGTGGTGGTAATTTCAGTGTAAGAATACGTGGAGCATCCTCACCAAACGGTTCTGAACCTATTTACGTTGTAGATGGAGTTGTGGTAAGAAACACTGAAAGTATAGATCCTAACAACATTGAATCAATCAGCGTACTAAAAGACGCTTCTGCTGCCGGAATCTATGGTTCATTAGGCGCTACCAATGGTGTGGTATTGATCACAACTAAAAAAGGAACAAGCGGGCAGACTAAGGTCGAAGTAAACATGTATGCAGGTAAACAGCAAATCATTAAAAAATTAGATATGCTGAATGCTGACCAGTACAAAGACCTGATTGCTGATGAATATACCAATAAAGGACAGAATGTACCAGCATTTCCAGCTAATTTCACTGCCGATAACAACTGGCAGGATCTGACCTACCGTTCTGCAAACCAAAGTGGAATTAATGTAGGTGTATCCGGCGGTACTGACAAAGGTACCTTCTATTTAGGATTAGGCCGCTTGCAACAAGACGGGATTGTATATGGTACTAACTTTAAACGTTATTCTACTAACCTGAGTTTAGAGCAAAAGCTGAAACCGTGGTTATCTGTAGGAACTAACATTGCTTACAACAGAACTGACGGACGTACCGTGAATGATAACCAGTCTGCTAACCGCGGCGGAACAATACTCGGTGCACTTTATGCCCCACCTATCCTTCCAATTTTCAATGCAAGTGGTAAATACCAGGCTAACACAGATAACGTATCTAACCCATTGGATGATATTTACAGTAATGAGAACCATTATGTAAAAAACAATTTACTGGGAAATGCACATGCTGAAATCACTTTGCCATTTAACATTAAATACCGTTCACAATTTGGTATTTCATTAAATAACTATAACAACGATACCTTCACTAACCCGCTAACTAATCAGGGAGCAAGCCAGGTTAATGGTATAGGATCCAATACAGCCAATGAAACCTTCCGTTATACCTGGGATAATACTTTAACCTACTCTACAGTAATCAACGGAAAACATAACATTACTGCTGTAGTTGGAACATCTGCTATAGAAGAAAAATATACAAACAGCTATTTATACGGTACTGGTTTTCCAGCAGGAATAAAGACATTAAATGCTGCAAGTGCGAATAAACAGATTTCTACTTTTAAAACAGACTGGACAAGTAATTCTTACTTTGGCCGTATCAATTACGGTTATAACGATAAGTACCTGTTAACTGCCTCATTAAGAGCTGACGGATCATCCAGAGCAGGTATTAATAACCAATGGGGATATTTCCCGGCAGTATCGGGAGCATGGCGTATTTCTAACGAAGACTTTTTGAAAGAAAATACAGTCATCAAAGACCTTAAACTAAGAGCAGGTTATGGTGAAGTAGGTAATTTACCTCAAACACTGTACAATAGCTACAGTTCACTGGATCCTTCAGCCTACTTATTTGGAGGAAACAGTGCTTCAGGTTACAGACCAGCTAATCCATTCGGTAATCCAGATCTGAAATGGGAAAGTACTAAAGGATTAAATATTGGTTTTGATCTATCTGTATTGAATGACAGAATAGCGTTCAGTGCTGATTACTACGATAAAAAAACAACTAACTTCATTTTCCCGGTAACTTTCCCAACTGCAATTTCGGGTAATGCAAATACTGGTTATTACAACTTACCAGGTAATATCTCGAACAAAGGGATTGAATTTTCAATAACAGGCAGAATAATTGCAAAAACAGATTTTTCATGGACTGCTAACTTAAATGCATCCTTCAATAAAAATTCTGTAAACGGTATGCCGCAGATCCTGGATAGCAAAGGTAATAACGTAGACCAGACCTTCCCATTCGGCGGTATAGGATTTGGTGGTAATGGAAACAACACCAACTTATCAATTGTTAAAAATGGTCTGCCATTAGGCGCATTTTACGGTTACCAATACACAGGTGTTGATCCAGCCAATGGAAATGCATTGTATAGAAAAGCAGATGGAACGATTACTGCAAAACCAGAAGCTGCCGATCAGACTTATCTTGGTAGTGGTTTGCCGAAAGGCGTATATGGCTTTACCAACAGTTTTAACTATAAAAGCTTAAGCCTTGATATCTTGATTGATGCAGTTACCGGAAACAAAGTTTACAATGCGACAAGAGTAGAAACTGAATCTATGTCTTCCACAGCTAATGCAAGTGCAGCAGTATTAGATCGCTGGAGAAAACCAGGTGATATTACTGATATCCCAGGTGCATTTTTTGGTGGTATAAATGCTGCGGGTACAACCAACACACTTCCATCATCACGCTTTGTTGAGAATGGTTCATTTGTACGTTTGAAATCAATCACGTTAAGCTACAGGATTAAAAACAGCTTGTTTGATAAGCAAGGTATACAGCTTACTGTATATGCTACAGCTCAGAACCTATGGACAATCACAAAATACAAAGGTTATTACCCTGAGGTCAACACCTTCAGTTCAAGCTCTCAGCAAGATGGTAAACTTGGTGCACCAAGCTCTACTGCTGTGGGTATAGATTACGGTACTTACCCGCAAACAAAAACATACACAGCAGGTCTGAATCTATCTTTTTAA
- a CDS encoding 7TM diverse intracellular signaling domain-containing protein, translated as MFNRFTLSSLRTLLTTILLFVIGPAVHAQKTVSVNDSVNQHIFNFGEIEWFKDAQNTLSFEKISSKDFDQHFIKSIKSTPQTTDLKATYWFRIKIKHNSKASKRYLLEFFDQTIDHVTAYLPQKDGRYKIKEFGDQFNFDQRELHHKNFELYINNDNDETQLYYFKFKSSQISDAIIVLRSVDWFISYALDEYFYFGIFYGMIMVFSFYNLIMFIAMRQRQYLYYVLYNLSVGFFEMSTDGIAYQYLWSSATGWNQIAYAFALYATSIFALMFTKELLFVKANAPKLNKFILYIIGIRTALFLYSLLIDQSLFTYKFLEFIPLAVAFYTGIYIYKQGYKPARFFVLGYSFLFIGFTLKFLIMLGFAWLNFGVISYYSLSFCFVLEMVFLSFAIGDKLRILKTKEEKAQRQMIHQMAENVKLKDTLNQQLETKVEERTKEVFHKSLIIEAKNAELLAVNDRLQQQAEEISRMNILLEQDNQELQTNVEKVTRDRVMSADVDFEEFSKIYPDKDSCNLFLSDLKWKDGYSCRKCKNTHFYTGHIAFSRRCSKCGYEESVTAYTVFQNTRIPINKAFYMIFLIYSSKGKISSHKLAEILNIRQSTCWTYGSKIKLLMEERKTVLKKTSKNGWSQLVLE; from the coding sequence ATGTTTAACCGGTTCACACTCTCAAGCTTACGTACCTTACTCACAACAATCCTCCTGTTTGTCATTGGCCCGGCTGTTCATGCACAAAAAACAGTCAGCGTAAATGATAGTGTTAACCAGCATATCTTTAATTTCGGTGAAATAGAGTGGTTCAAAGATGCTCAAAACACACTCAGCTTTGAAAAAATAAGCAGCAAAGACTTTGATCAGCATTTCATCAAAAGTATAAAAAGCACACCGCAAACTACCGATCTCAAAGCAACCTACTGGTTTAGAATTAAGATCAAACACAATAGTAAAGCCAGTAAAAGATACCTGCTTGAATTTTTCGACCAGACAATAGACCATGTAACCGCCTATTTGCCCCAAAAGGACGGGCGCTATAAAATCAAAGAATTCGGTGATCAATTTAACTTTGATCAGCGCGAACTTCACCATAAAAATTTCGAACTGTACATCAATAATGACAATGATGAAACGCAGCTCTACTATTTCAAATTTAAATCCTCACAGATTTCTGATGCGATCATCGTACTCAGAAGCGTAGACTGGTTTATCTCCTACGCACTGGATGAATACTTTTATTTTGGTATTTTCTATGGAATGATCATGGTCTTTAGTTTCTACAACCTGATCATGTTTATCGCCATGCGGCAAAGGCAATACCTCTATTATGTACTGTACAACCTGAGTGTAGGTTTCTTTGAGATGAGTACAGATGGTATCGCCTATCAGTATTTATGGTCTTCGGCTACCGGATGGAACCAGATTGCCTATGCCTTTGCCCTGTACGCGACCAGTATATTCGCCTTGATGTTTACCAAAGAACTGCTCTTTGTGAAGGCTAATGCCCCGAAATTAAACAAGTTTATTCTTTATATCATCGGTATCCGAACGGCGCTGTTCCTTTACAGTTTATTGATAGACCAGTCCTTATTCACCTATAAGTTCCTGGAATTTATTCCCCTCGCCGTCGCTTTCTATACCGGTATTTACATTTACAAACAAGGTTATAAACCCGCTCGTTTCTTTGTTTTAGGCTATAGCTTCCTCTTTATTGGCTTTACCCTGAAATTCCTGATTATGCTGGGATTTGCCTGGTTAAACTTCGGGGTAATCAGCTATTATAGTCTGAGTTTCTGTTTTGTACTGGAAATGGTATTTCTTTCCTTTGCCATTGGCGATAAATTACGTATCCTGAAAACCAAAGAAGAAAAAGCACAACGTCAGATGATCCACCAGATGGCAGAAAACGTGAAGCTGAAAGATACCTTAAACCAGCAACTGGAAACTAAAGTAGAAGAACGCACCAAAGAAGTGTTTCATAAATCACTCATCATTGAAGCTAAAAATGCAGAGCTGCTTGCAGTAAATGACAGACTGCAACAGCAGGCAGAAGAAATATCGAGGATGAATATTCTGCTGGAACAAGACAACCAGGAACTTCAAACCAATGTAGAAAAAGTAACCCGTGACCGGGTGATGTCTGCCGATGTTGATTTTGAAGAATTCAGTAAAATCTATCCTGACAAAGACAGCTGCAACCTGTTTCTATCCGACCTCAAATGGAAAGACGGCTACAGCTGCCGTAAATGTAAAAACACACATTTCTATACCGGTCACATTGCATTTAGCAGAAGATGCAGCAAATGCGGATACGAAGAATCAGTGACCGCTTATACTGTTTTTCAAAATACCCGTATCCCAATCAATAAAGCATTTTACATGATTTTCCTGATCTATTCCAGTAAAGGAAAAATATCCTCTCACAAGCTTGCCGAAATACTGAATATCCGCCAAAGCACCTGCTGGACTTATGGTTCCAAGATCAAACTTTTGATGGAAGAGAGAAAAACGGTGTTAAAAAAGACCAGCAAAAATGGCTGGAGCCAGCTTGTACTCGAATAA
- the lgt gene encoding prolipoprotein diacylglyceryl transferase, whose protein sequence is MSIATIIWNPGDSLIDLGFFALKYYSLFFLLAFVFSYIVVKKQFIKYGIDVELMDSLTIYAVLGTLIGARLGHVLFYDFAYFSQHPLEAVLPVTFTPHFRITGFLGLASHGGGIGIMLSLILFSRKFKVKLWFLLDQVALVVPLAGTFIRLGNLMNSEIIGKPADVSWAFVFLRDDNIPRHPAQLYEAIAYLLIFGFVYLMMKKYPRASGFYFGMVIFLIFCFRIAIEFIKEDQSAFEAGMLLNMGQLLSIPFILTGMVIMYLKKGEEEQTPMKEEVTKLRTAKQ, encoded by the coding sequence ATGAGCATAGCTACCATAATATGGAACCCCGGTGATTCACTAATAGATTTAGGTTTTTTCGCTTTAAAGTATTATTCTTTGTTTTTTCTGCTTGCTTTTGTTTTTAGTTATATCGTAGTCAAAAAACAATTTATTAAATATGGGATTGATGTAGAGCTCATGGATTCTTTAACGATCTACGCTGTTTTAGGGACATTGATCGGGGCTCGTCTGGGGCATGTTTTGTTTTATGATTTTGCTTATTTTTCTCAGCATCCACTGGAAGCTGTTCTTCCGGTTACTTTTACTCCGCATTTCCGGATTACTGGTTTTCTGGGGCTGGCCAGTCATGGTGGTGGAATAGGAATTATGCTGAGCTTAATCTTATTTAGCCGGAAATTCAAAGTGAAATTGTGGTTTCTGCTGGATCAGGTAGCATTGGTTGTCCCGCTGGCGGGTACTTTTATCCGTTTGGGTAACCTGATGAATTCAGAAATTATTGGTAAGCCTGCTGATGTGAGCTGGGCTTTTGTTTTTCTCAGAGATGATAATATCCCACGCCATCCGGCACAATTATATGAAGCTATCGCCTATTTGTTAATCTTTGGCTTTGTTTATCTGATGATGAAGAAATATCCGAGAGCTTCCGGGTTTTATTTTGGAATGGTCATCTTCTTAATCTTCTGTTTCAGAATTGCGATTGAATTTATCAAGGAAGATCAGTCTGCTTTTGAGGCAGGCATGCTTTTAAATATGGGGCAGTTGCTAAGTATTCCTTTTATTTTAACGGGTATGGTTATTATGTACCTTAAAAAAGGGGAAGAAGAGCAAACACCAATGAAAGAAGAAGTAACTAAATTGAGAACTGCTAAGCAATAG
- a CDS encoding single-stranded DNA-binding protein — protein MDRVRNNVRLTGYAATDPVIVSFITGKKMARLSIGVHEFFKNGLGEAVDQTQWFNLIFWNQKVELVENIVKKGMAIQVEGKLSAQTYTDKNGDQRYTTEIVIHKLEVVDKYEL, from the coding sequence ATGGATAGAGTAAGAAACAATGTGCGTTTAACTGGTTACGCGGCTACCGATCCGGTAATTGTAAGTTTTATTACAGGGAAAAAGATGGCCAGGCTAAGCATTGGGGTCCATGAGTTTTTCAAAAATGGTTTGGGAGAAGCAGTAGATCAGACGCAATGGTTTAATCTGATTTTCTGGAACCAGAAAGTAGAACTGGTGGAAAATATAGTGAAAAAAGGTATGGCTATACAGGTGGAAGGGAAATTGAGTGCGCAGACTTATACGGATAAGAATGGTGATCAGCGGTATACAACCGAAATTGTAATCCATAAGCTGGAAGTAGTTGACAAGTATGAACTATGA